The following proteins are co-located in the Palaemon carinicauda isolate YSFRI2023 chromosome 3, ASM3689809v2, whole genome shotgun sequence genome:
- the LOC137636583 gene encoding uncharacterized protein: protein MQGPDLTNSLTGVLRFREGQHAITADVQEMFHQVKVPEEDRDCLRYLWWPEGVTSKELKVFRMTSHIFGARSSPSIVNFCLRKTALDFGSKYNEEASNSIRRNFHVDNLLKAMDDEEECIKLTRDLINLCGDGAFSLNHWTSSSKRILAAIPGEERDDSVAVLDLNKDELPTERTLGIHWNMSIDVITFRIVLKDKPFNRRGVLSVVASIYNPLGYLSPVTLIAKILLREMCRRKLSWDEEMSADELV from the coding sequence ATGCAAGGCCCCGACCTCACCAATAGCCTGACGGGTGTTCTGCGTTTTAGAGAGGGCCAACATGCCATCACAGCAGACGTGCAGGAGATGTTCCATCAGGTGAAGGTACCTGAAGAGGACAGAGACTGCCTGAGGTACCTCTGGTGGCCAGAAGGTGTCACCAGCAAAGAACTGAAAGTCTTCAGAATGACGTCCCACATTTTTGGTGCAAGATCATCGCCGAGCATCGTTAACTTCTGCTTACGCAAAACGGCCCTGGATTTCGGAAGCAAGTATAACGAAGAAGCTTCTAACTCTATACGTCGCAACTTCCACGTCGACAACCTCCTCAAGGCGATGGACGATGAGGAAGAATGCATCAAATTGACCAGAGATCTGATCAACCTGTGCGGGGATGGAGCTTTCAGTCTTAACCATTGGACCTCCAGCAGCAAGCGAATTCTAGCTGCGATCCCCGGAGAAGAACGAGATGACTCTGTGGCAGTCCTAGACTTGAATAAAGATGAGCTGCCAACTGAACGAACCCTGGGGATCCATTGGAATATGAGCATAGACGTGATCACGTTCAGAATCGTCCTTAAAGACAAGCCTTTCAACCGACGTGGCGTGCTCTCTGTTGTTGCATCGATCTACAACCCCTTGGGCTACTTATCCCCAGTCACTTTGATCGCGAAGATCCTGTTGCGAGAAATGTGCCGAAGGAAGCTCTCGTGGGATGAGGAGATGTCTGCTGATGAACTTGTTTGA
- the LOC137636589 gene encoding uncharacterized protein: MDTSDIMVWRYVNTTTNPVDLASRGLSFSDFLQSSLWFSGPDFLKMDGTHWPTMPEDVVRGELDPDAEVNTSPVFDITKEEPTFIESIATRFSSWLKFVKTVAWMTRFIRHTQKARPYSVDSLECGATYRGEFDLETDPKARV, encoded by the coding sequence ATGGATACATCCGACATTATGGTGTGGAGATACGTCAATACTACTACAAATCCCGTAGACCTCGCGTCACGTGGCCTCTCCTTCAGTGACTTCCTCCAGTCATCTTTGTGGTTTTCAGGACCAGATTTCCTCAAAATGGACGGAACGCACTGGCCAACCATGCCCGAAGATGTGGTCAGAGGAGAGCTTGATCCAGACGCCGAAGTGAACACTTCTCCCGTCTTCGATATAACGAAGGAAGAACCAACGTTCATTGAATCAATAGCGACAAGATTCTCCTCTTGGTTGAAGTTTGTCAAGACTGTCGCGTGGATGACAAGATTTATCCGCCACACGCAGAAAGCTCGCCCATACAGCGTAGACTCACTCGAGTGCGGAGCTACGTACCGCGGAGAATTTGATCTGGAGACTGACCCAAAGGCAAGAGTATGA